In Lathyrus oleraceus cultivar Zhongwan6 chromosome 2, CAAS_Psat_ZW6_1.0, whole genome shotgun sequence, the DNA window ATTGATTACGAATAAAATTAACGAGCCAATCTACTGATCTAATTTCTGACTTACCACTGGTTATTATAACTCCAATTCCCTAAGCGAATTCGATCCTTATTTGATTACAATATCGATTAAACAAGCGTAATTGATATTATACGATTATGCTCCTATTTACGAAATAAGAAAATGGTTAAAGATTTGGCGAATTAACGAAAAAACCTAAGTTAGAACATGCCTCGATCGAATTAAATATTCTACCAAACTTGAATTAAGCATGCTAGAGCACATAATAATATTGAAAGGAATTGAAATTTAATTGAAATTAGAATAACCTCAAAGTTTGAAGGAACCCGTTATCAGTAGATGAACCTTTAGGAATTAGCTCTCCATAGAAATTATAGTCATCTAATGTTACTTCGTGTAAAATGAATACCTAACCTAATGTTGCAAATTTGTTTTAAATAATACAAGAAAAATTGGGCCTTAATAGAAACCGACTCACAAAACATAAAAATTGGCCCAAAACTAATTATTGCATAAGTCCGACAGAAAAACATAGTATTTGACTCTTCTGCACTCTAAACTGACTTCTGACTAGAACAAAAAACTTGTAGCTTATCCTCTCAGTGttccaacgcatattagaacgCGTCAAATGACATACCGCAGCTCATGTTATGACCTGCACAACGAGAAAGTGTCAAACTActatttatttaaaaaataaatgacataattaaaataagagaaaaatcaaattaaaattgTAAAACACCCTAAAAGCAATAAAATATCAGCAACAAGTCATAGAATTCCCTTTGTACAAAGTAAAATATGATGTATTAAAATATACTAATTATATACCTATATTGGTGAAATGACACACGTAAAACAACAATGACCATCCCTCAAAGGGGTTATATATCCTTTTTTCTAACTCCACTTGAAGGATTGACCGATCTAAGGGACAACCGCCAACAATGTTGGTCTCATTTATAGCCGTCTCAGTTTTAAAAACAGAAAAGGTACCTACTATTTATGCAACCACCAAGTTGTATTTAATCGCGTCAGTCGGCTCCACCAAGATCGCCCTTTTTAGGAATAACTCATCAACCTTAAAATGCTCGGAAGGTTTAAGCCAGGAAAATACATATGGTCGACCCTTGTACTCCATATAGTCTTTGATGACGACATTGTTGGGGTCTCGACTGTAGGTTTTCTGAAAAACCTGAATGTAATCTCTAGCACGCTCCTTTCTCAGTCTAGCGGCCTACATGTCTGAAGCTGACAAAGCGGGAGAAGTCGAAGATCCTAGGGCACGAAAAGAAAGGGGCGTGGAAGCAGTCGTATAATCCTCCTTAGTTTCATCATCATATATTAGGGCATCGAAAAAAGAATCTCTAGATGAACCTCCATTGTCATAGGATCCCACATAAAGCCTTTCCGAATCAGAATCATCAGTTATGGATATAACATCAGGGCCTAGGAAATCATAGACAAAGGGGAAGCGTTTGGACCAAGATACACTTCTTTTATCGCAACAAGAGAGGCATCGCTTTAAGAACTACTCTATTAAATAGTCTGAGGAAGTAGGATAGGAATACACTTGTGAATAGAAACTGACTTTTAAGGATTGCGAAAAGTTTCATCTGTATTCAGCAAGCCATACGTATAGGCGAAGGCAAGCAACATGGAAGATCAACAAAGATGAGAAGTTACAAAATCAACTTCTGCATTCCTTCTTGGAAACATAAAAAACTTAAGTGCACTCGAGTACATTATAAGTGGCACAATTTCCTAACTAGTCACCTCAAGCCACGCATCAGAAAGGAGCAATGAAATGTTTCAATGATGGGAAAGTGTTTGACGCACTTGCCCCCACTACTTTTTTAATTGACTCTAAACGTTTCCACTTCTGATTAAAAGCGAATGACATCCTCAGAGGTCGTTCATTGCTGCTAAGACCCGACTCAGTACCGTTGGGCAAGTTATTCAAGGTACACGTTCTGTTCTCCATTATGATTATACTCGTTTTGGATTCTAAACTGACTTGAACGTTTAAGTTATAACCTTGCAGGTCCACCCCATACCGTCGTATTGGAGATCAACACCCCAGTTTCGAGATTCCTTACATCAACATCCACCTAATATATATTCAACCTATTATATTGGGCAGTAGTTAGGAGGCTAATATATATTCAATCTTATCAAATATATTATATAGTCCCTCCGTTTCCTTTTAAATGTCATTTTcttgaaaaaaaatatttatttttaattatcacTTTTAAAGTTTAAGATAGTATTAATTGcatttttgtcaaaattaccTCAAAGTAATTATTATACAGAtacaaaataaaattaatataataaataattaaggatACTGTAGATAAAAAAAAGTGTTATTGtttaaaaaataacaataatgattttttttaatacATGTAAACGgtttaaaaaaatgaattttaaaagaaacAGATGAAATATCTAATTACATTATCATGAATCTATAATTGATTAGTTCGGGAATCTCTAATTAGAATGTTTCCTTAAATTCCGTAGTCAGATAGCTTTATATTCTTAGATTATTTTCATGATTAGGGTCTAAGCACTCATTCTCGGATATTTAAGACCAGATTAAGATTAGAATAGAATTATATTTATTCTTAGAATCCTAGTTAAATTAACTTAAGATCTAAGTTTAGTTTTTCTGGGATTTCATGAGTTACTCTTGGTACTATAGTTAgtatattttttataattatgGAATTCACAATATTTTAAGTTTAAATGCTGTTTAAATTGTCCAGCTTTAGTTTCTATTCTACTCTTGAATGGATGGATATATATGGGGATTAAAACACTACTTTTGTTTTCTTTTAAATAGAGACATAAATTGGATGTAGGGAATAAActtaaaaaataattataattttataGACTAGATATATATTTATTCTATTACAAGTATTTATTTGGTGGAAATTTTTGTGTCTTTATTTTAGTGTAGAATTCTTTGTGTTTATATATGTAGGAAATTATTTAACAAAATTCCACAGCTTAGTGATTTTTTTTCTACTTTATTGTGTAAATATTTATGTGAAGGCCCACAAAATATGAAAATATGTTTaataatatattaataataaaattattttaagaAACAATAAATATGATTTCTATCACTACAATAAAAAAAACACATCTTACTTCAATCACGAAATGGATTGTGCCTCTCTTACACATATGAGATAACAAATGACGATATGAAAACTTGACACTTTACCTCTTATTTCTAAACAACCGAGGAGATAGTTTAAATGGTCCTCTGTGTTAGAACCCCATAGAAtcttttttataatttttaaataaatgGTCACTATAAGAAAACAATGCTCCAGTCTCGTGAATTAGTCACGTGAATTTTACATCACTATAAAAAAAAGTTCTCACGTGAATATCACATCACAAACgtttcaaaataataataaaaaattgtAGTGATGTGAAAATCACGTCGCTACCATAAGGTTAAAAAAAATTGAGCTTTATGTTTCAGCTTCATGTGGGGGaaaattagaatttttttgaaaaatttgcAATGTCTGGTTATCGCGTCGCTACtgaaattttaaattttaaaatttaaaatattaatttagAAAAAATTGTTAGAGAAAGTAAATGTGGCTATCACACTTTATTTGTATCATGATAATCACATCGCAATGTCCAAGAGATATATTGGTTGTGACATGTTTATCACGACATAATTTTACATCGTGAGTAACACGACGATAAAAGGGCTATACATAATCAGGTCTGCATCGTCCCCATTGCATCGTCCCCATTTCAGTAAAATCGATTTGCTTCTCTTTCCCATTTTCCCTCTCCATCATTCCTCTTATTTTTTGCTCTCTTTCACCATTTCTCTTACTCCCTTCAAAATTCCAAATCACACAAACTCTTTTCCTTCTCATTTATTTaaatgtattaattttttttaataatttttctGTAATGTTTGATttttatcttatttcattttttttcttttgttaatcaaggataaggtttaaaAAGTAGATCAAGGCTAGGCTTAAGAAGTTGCTCAAGAAATCAAGGCTCATTTAAAGCATGTATTAGTTGTTATTTTCAAAAATCGATATTGGTTGTTTAATAAAAATGGAGTATTATATACATAGGGTTGAGTTGAGTTTTTggttgtttatatatatatatatatatatatatatatatatatatatatatatatatatatatatatatatatatatatatatatatatatatatatatatatatatatatacttttttttgaaacaaaatttatatatttttgaaaaaagagtattattataatttttaaaCGAAAAACAATattcttaatttttttaaattgaaaattaatatttaaatatttttcatGACAAAATATATATTTAAGATTTAAATCAgaatatatttaaaataaattatattttaaaacataatatataatttattaaaacaaaatatATAATAGAAACTTAATATTTGTTAAACAATAATTTGCACATGGTTAAACCTGTCAATCTAAGCGGTGCAGATTTGTTATACAATAGAATTTTGTGACATGGAAATCATGTGTCAAAATGTTGCGACGTGAAAATCACTAGAAAAATTTGTGGCGTGATTTTCCTGTGGCAAAAGAGTTGCCATGGGTGCTTTTGCCTCGTGTTTTGCTACGTCATTAATTAAGGTTTGTTTATAGTGGGTGAAAACACATATTCTCTGGGTTTTGAAATATAACCGACGGGTAAAAAATCTTtagtttattatatctaatgtaGACTGCCTGTATCATTTAGCCCAACATGAACATATAACTTTTTAAATTGGTTGACAAAATAATTATATGATCAATTATATTTGAAGAACAAATTACACTAATTAATGGTTTTCAAGCATTTTGtaactcatcattcatctcatgtTCTTTAATGGTTAAAATCTCTCAAATGTTTCTAATTTTCATTCAACTTTCTGGCATACTAAGTATGGAAGAAAGTTGAATGAAAACTAAAACCATTTGAGAGATTTTAACCATAAAAGAACCTGATGTCAATGAAAGGTTGCAAAATTCTCGAAAACATTTATTATTGTTAGATGTTTTTCAAATAGAacataattttttatattattattttcaaaaataatttaatatattatatgtTCAAATaggggttagtgaaacaaacaatcgacatcagatataataaactcaactgTATTTTTTGTCACTATAATGTTCTTTTGACGTGTTCAGAGGAACAACATGAGAGATGCACAAAGAATCACAAAATAACTTAATCTTATTCTcaaactcaaactcaacaacaacaactaaaCCTTAAACATATAGATTTCAAAACTTTGTTgaatacaacaacaacaacaacaataacaataacatcAGTAACTCAAAAACAACAATAGataataataacattaacattataTCAAACTAAACAACACCTAACATTAAACAACAACTAATAAAAAAtatagcaacaacaacaataaacCTATAACTTCAATCTCAATAAACCTATAAAGTATTGatctcaacaaaaacaacaacatataacATTAATCGCAgtttaaacaacaacaacaacaataagatTAAACTTCTAAGGTTTTGGGTCTCAACAAcaaacaacaataacaaacaacaacaaaaacgTTAATGTAACATGAATAGTAATGTTAGACATACTAGATCtgtgaagaagaagaagaagtgaacAAAAGCGCTAAACACATATCATTTTCATATTTCCTTACTTTTTCAGGAGTTGGAAGATGATATGTGTTTAGGGCTCTCATTGTCTAGAGTTTTTCGTTAGGGTTCTATTAGTGTTTTTTTAGTATATGTTTTTAGATAAGTTAAAATGAACACTACAAGctaattaatatatatatatatatatatatatatatatatatatatatatatatatatatatatatatatatatatatatatatatataaaagagtAAAGAATTTTACCTCAGTTTATAAATAAAACTGAGGTGAAAGCGGATTATTTTGGATTAAAAACATAAAATAAAGTTATTGAGATTCAAAACATGTACCCTAAATTAGTTTTTCCCTCGATTTTTAAAAATAATCAATGGATAAACTAATTCGAAGTATAAACTAAAGTTGTTGGGGTAACCTATATTTGTTTACCCCTTGATTTTTCTAAAAAATCGAGGGAAtaagtttttttattttaaaaagaaaaaaatatggCACGTTATGGTATTATACATCGGTGTTTTGTTTAGATGAGGTAAAAATGTTGTcataaaatataatatttgtaGTAGTGTATTTTTTAACATTTTTATTACATAAAAAATATGtttatattttttgttttaaaagAAGTTATTTAATATGTTTTGTTTGATTAAGTTTTTGAAAAGACTCTTGTCTCTTTATAATGTCAATAGCCACCTCCATAAGCCAGTAgttttataataaaaataataaattaattaacGACATCTCATTACCCCCTTAAATTTATCTATAAATAAGTATAAAATTCATATAtgcaaataacaaaataaaaaataaaacaaaaaagaAATATGGGTTTTACTGATAAGCAAGAGGCTTTAGTTAATAGTTCATGGGAGTCATTCAAACAAAATCTTTCTGGCAATAGTATTTTGTTCTATACTATGTAAGTTTTATATCTTTTGTGTGTCTGTACTTTATCTTTTTATTGGTTGTCATTTTAAGAATATGGTGTAATTTAACAAGAAAACATGTTTGGTTGTTTTGATAAAAGTATACTCGAGAAAGCACCTGCAGCTAAGGGTTTATTCTCTTTTCTTAAAGACACAGCTGGAGTTGAGGATAGTCCTAAACTTCAAGCCCATGCTGAACAAGTATTTGGATTGGTAAGTGTAATCTAACATTAGTTCCAGTAGTATTTATTTTAATAGTTTCATTAACATGGATATTATTTATcttaaaatatattttttatttatcaaTAGGTGCGCGACTCAGCTGCTCAACTCCGAACAAAAGGAGAAGTAGTTTTAGGAAATGCTACATTAGGGGCTATTCACGTACAAAAGGGAGTCACTGATCCTCATTTTGTGGTATGCtgatttaataaaatatttttattaattccttttatataataaaaaatatttttaattcaatAATATATCAATAAATAAGAATCTTTCGTTCGATGCAAATTTTATTTTAAGATATAAATATTAGAAAGAAATAGTTATACAAAATcattaaattaatttttaaatttaaaactatcaaaataatataaaattaatGAATGTAACAATTTTTTTCTTAAAAGAGCTTTAGATTATATTTTACCACTTCATATTATTTTTTTACAATTATAATATGATCATTAGTATCGCTATAATTAATAGGGGTAGTAAAACAAGACCGACCCGTTAAGAATGTATGTATTTTCCGCATTTTAGTGTGAGCGTGTTAAGGATTTAGACCCACAATGTCTAATATATTCGCTCTGTCCTATTTTTTGGGGGCATGAATATTAAcataaattttatatttttatgtttaAAATGTGCGGTGTCCATAGGCGCACACTATTCCCCTCATATTTCATGCGGGGCAGGTCAAGGTTTTATACATGCACCCTCAATTATGTTTGACCTGTCCCAGCTTGtttttttttcagaattttaTAGGACGAGCTCAAACGGGGCGGACATGCCTGTCTGTCACTCCTAATAATGAATAGTGATGTTTTCTTCTTcagttttatttattttttaaaatatcaAATCCTTAACCCAAAATTTATGCATTGGTCTTGTAGGTGGTTAAAGAAGCTTTGCTGCAGACAATAAAGAAAGCTTCTGGAAATAATTGGAGCGAAGAGTTGAACACTGCTTGGGAAGTAGCTTACGATGGATTAGCAACCGCAATTAAGAAGGCAATGACTtaaacataaaaaatataataattataaataaattaaataaataaaatatgtATTACCAAAACTTGTTTAACAAGTTCCTataataataaatgttattgaAAATGATTGTGCAATAGTGTTTGTGTTTATTGTGATTGATCTTTAGATAAAATAATTTCTAACAAAAGTAAAATTTTAAAAGGGATAAACTTAGTCCAAGAATATTCATTTGTTTGGTTTTTAAAAGTAAGATAAAGGAATAAAATGGATAAGAAAGGAGAGTACGAAGACTAGAGAAGTAATAGAAATAAGATGATTATAATTAATTGTTTAGAATGAACGAAAAAAAAGAGAGCATATATGTGAAATGAGATCGACATCCCTAACTAATATGCATTGGAAGCAAGCTTTGAGCATAATTCTGTCATAACTCTCCCTCATTGGTAACAACACGAGGAAAACTGCAAATTCCTCAATTCATTACTTCAACATAACAAAAACTTTCAAGGTAGGTTGAATCCTCCAAAAGCTCCAAAGATTATTGAAGTCATTTGGCTAAAGTGCAACGCATATGGGTCTTTTGTTCACTCCTTAGCATCTTGGGAAGGACTATTTCACAATGATAGAGGTGATTTCTTGTATGGCTTCTCTTACTTGGTGGAAAGGAACTCTTCTTTTCATGTCGAGATTTTTGGTCTCATTAGAGTTATATAGGTTGTTTGCACTTTGACTGGCTAAAGTTATGGTTGGAAATAGACTCGACCATTGTCATCCTTGTGACTCAAGACTCAAAGGAAATACCTTAGAACATTCAAACAAGTGGCTGAATGTTATGGACAAAGTTAGATCTAATCCTTTTTTTCATTAATCACATATAGGGAAGAAAATCATTATACAGATAAATTAGCGACCACCTCTTCTTCCTTCACATGGTTTGAAATGCAAATGCATGCTTCATTGCTTTTTTCTTTTTATCATGACAAACTAGACTTCACTTAGTGGCGGAGCTACAACATGACAGAAGGTGTCCATGGCCACCCCAAATAtttgaaaaatatatatattttaaagtTTAGATGTACAAAGTAAATGTGTATGTTTGTATGTTGTTTCAAGTAAATGACATTGGTTTAAAGGTGATCGAGTGGTTGAGCATTGTGTTTTGCTAGTCCAAGGTGACATGTTCAATCCTCACAATTTTTGTTCGAAGGTATGACCCTCTTATAGATTTGATGGTGTTTGAGTGGATCTTGGTTAAGTCCCTTCACTCTTTTCTATTCTATTTATGATAGGAGAtgtttataaaaataaataaaaacacatattttatttaaaataaacatatataaaaattattttttaaatctatgaaaataaaataaaaatgtgCTAAAAAGTATATGGAATATATCATTTTTACAATTTCATTTAAAATTTAATATATCTATTAAAAATTTACGTAAACTAATTTTAAAATCACAACTAGAGTAACATACATGTAACTATTTTCTAAACAATATTTGAAATGTCACAAAGTGTGTCGATAAATAAACATTGCAACAAAAAATGGCATGGAATTAAGCAATTAAGTTTTTGAATGGAAAAATCATCGGGCTTAGAGTCACACTCCAACCACATTTTATGCCAACTTCTATAAAAGAAATTTCAATTGCCAACGCCAACGCCAATAAAATCTTTATGAAAAGCCCTAGAAATCCTAAGGTTAGCTTCAAAAGAATATATTGTTGTAGAGGTAATGATAACTCTATCGGAGTTATCTAAGTCTCAAATAGTTAATTAATCACTTGTATATGGTCAACCATGATAATGTTATTTTTAGATAATTAGTGATTTTTTTATAGTTGAGTATATTAATTCCTTCGACTTGAATTTCACTTGTTTTAAGGTGAAAAGAGATGTTGGTTACCATTGTAACACCGGAAGAAAACACATGATTTTAGAAGATTCTAGTTGTTGAATAAGTGTTGAGATGTCAAGCTCTAACGAATAAGGATAAAAGTGGTAAAAAAAAATTATGGACCAGTTTGTTTTAGTCGTAAAAGAAATTAAAgttttctttatatttttaaaaataaattttacaaaaatattttttaaaatattatatatttttttaaatttaatttttataaattaaaagacCAATTTTGatatattataatataaattTACATTATTGAAAATTAAAGTTTAGTTAAAATCACAAATTTTTTAAAAAGTTCtatttcaaaaatgatttttatgaaaaactatttaaaataatttcaaaattaagtgattttctaaaattttgatattcaatttttttttccgataaaatgataaaatatctaaaataacattttaaaaataattatttaaaccaaatttttatttgaaaCTTTTATAAAAAGTtctttttaaaattattttacatCATTATTTTTAAAGAAAAGCCAAAACAAACGCTACTATAGTTATCATCCCAATGCACTGTATTATTCTACTTCATGTACTACCTCCAAATAAAAGGAATATTATTTATTATTGGGCCAAAAATTATAGATAATTCAAAAGGGCACAAGGAGAAAAATCTTATTGCAGGTAAATTTTGGAGGTTGAGAAATCTGTTGAAAGAGAAGAGGAACAAACTAGAGTAGT includes these proteins:
- the LOC127121418 gene encoding leghemoglobin Lb5-10, whose translation is MGFTDKQEALVNSSWESFKQNLSGNSILFYTIILEKAPAAKGLFSFLKDTAGVEDSPKLQAHAEQVFGLVRDSAAQLRTKGEVVLGNATLGAIHVQKGVTDPHFVVVKEALLQTIKKASGNNWSEELNTAWEVAYDGLATAIKKAMT